In Oscillatoria acuminata PCC 6304, a single window of DNA contains:
- a CDS encoding PEP-CTERM sorting domain-containing protein → MTYFWNLENREPQDLYGHQIESLSGGFLSIKSTTNSNAEAISLPFIWGRGGSFTRSHRWIDPDENFTNTFGQRPDDVYWWQLRSLASSSNNTNGGINLTSVNHQEVSSEDNIFLVLAQNDILDPFINTANPIRFRSENPLTDETIFNRLFTQDYQVVEVTEISFEETETNSPVTSVPEPSSYVGVLVLGILGVGLALKRQLGTMRSRSSSV, encoded by the coding sequence ATGACTTATTTTTGGAATCTGGAAAACCGCGAACCGCAAGACCTTTACGGTCATCAAATCGAAAGTCTCAGCGGGGGTTTCCTCTCCATTAAATCGACGACGAATAGCAATGCTGAGGCGATTTCCCTTCCTTTCATCTGGGGACGAGGTGGCAGTTTTACTCGTAGTCACCGATGGATCGACCCGGATGAAAATTTTACCAATACGTTCGGTCAACGACCGGATGATGTTTACTGGTGGCAACTTCGTTCTCTCGCTTCTAGCAGCAATAATACCAATGGCGGCATTAATTTAACCTCGGTGAACCATCAGGAAGTCTCTTCGGAGGATAACATTTTCTTAGTTTTGGCGCAAAATGATATTTTAGATCCGTTTATCAATACCGCTAATCCCATTCGATTTAGAAGTGAAAATCCGCTAACCGATGAAACCATTTTCAACCGTTTGTTTACGCAAGACTATCAAGTGGTTGAGGTGACGGAAATTTCATTTGAAGAAACCGAGACAAATTCTCCTGTGACTTCAGTTCCCGAACCTTCATCTTATGTGGGGGTGCTGGTGTTGGGAATCCTGGGAGTCGGTTTAGCTCTCAAACGCCAACTGGGTACTATGCGATCGCGCTCATCATCCGTGTAA
- a CDS encoding filamentous hemagglutinin N-terminal domain-containing protein yields MGHRQRSQISGSSLTGKLAILSIALCLFPPIAVAQIVPDATLPVNSIVTPDGDALIIEGGTSSGFNLFHSFQEFSIPTDTAAFFNNDPTIANIFTRITGISVSNIDGVLATTGTANLFLLNPNGIVFGPNAQLSIGGSFLATTADRFTFADRTQFGADVQTPPQLTISTPIGLQYGSNPGDIAVGGAELQISPGETLTLAGGNVFLEGAALLAESGRIELSSAIAGELSLIPLQQPSETASTVTYGDIQLSQGSAIDTSGEAGGDIQLQGRRIELRDGSLLQTTTLGEAPGGNLTIRAAESLKLSGNDLAGFPSGLLAETAGAGDGGNIGIVARRVVFQDGGQASASALAGSTGNGGNVRVNALEFIEISGSTGAIADPMTGEEFGLKSGLFTEAQGAGNGGNIEINSPRITLRDGAQVSAVTIGAGNGGNIAIAATTVELVGISGILVNADIGSSGDGGDIAIATNQAIVRDGAQIASTTFGEGDAGDIRLNASELLQVSGTTADFFGGIFAEVAQESTGNGGNITLESDRLLVDNGASISTSTTGQGQGGILTIYSQSLTVRGGQIAAATVGEFPGGSISIVSDSVELSGTTPDGFPSGIFTQTLGSGNAGDLTISSSQLTIRDGAKLSVSGEATGNAGSLTVNSDALELQNAAILTGETVSGQGGNIGINADTIILRGNSNISTTAGTQDNPGNGGNITIDTEAIAGLENSNISANAFNGSGGAIAIATDVILGLEAKTREQLESELGEDLTQFDPNTLSTNDITAISRTDPSLSGTIGINTPDVDPSKGFVELPDETVDVARLINDTVCRLGQGSEFVQTGRGGLPPSPTDPLTTNEVWEDWRLPGISEEGQTQENNINRSLPQGDRMIEARDWQMKENGDLALIAPPLASEVAIGEAIATGCVPLQAKMRSPSGDILAIAAFPDKPSSQTVQVQQFEAIGSTVFTPEQLAAVTQPFLQDPLTFDRLLNARSAIAQLYLDAGYLTSGAYIPPQIVQNGVVTIQVVEGQLENIAVRTNGRLNESYIQQRLERIISEPVHPERVLTALQLLQLDENIETISAELSPGVRPGTNLLTVTVKEKPLLGTQLSVDNNRAPSVGSFRQTVQTNFSNLLGLGDVATVAYTHTDGSNTWDVVYGVPVNARNGMLSFYYGRGDSKIVEAPFDELEIEADSQVYEIAYRQPFQSIQKKARENGEDEYVFQEFALGLTASRRNSQTSLLGVDFPLSPGANDAGETRISALRFFQEWTQRQDRQVFAARSQLSLGVGWFDATVNESEPDSRFLAWRGQAQWVRRVTDNTLLLMRGDLQLSPNALLPFEQFGLGGQDRIRGYRQDALLTDNGALASVELRLPIPVVSQRGRLVQIAPFLDAGVGWNSDDRPNPEQNALLSAGVGLRMQFGNRLTARVDWGIPLVNLDSRAKTWQENGIYFTIVSDLFSN; encoded by the coding sequence ATGGGTCATAGGCAGCGATCGCAGATATCTGGATCCTCCCTTACCGGGAAATTGGCGATTTTGTCGATCGCGCTTTGCTTGTTCCCCCCGATTGCCGTCGCACAAATTGTCCCGGATGCCACCTTACCTGTTAACTCCATTGTCACCCCGGATGGCGATGCTTTAATTATCGAAGGGGGCACCTCATCTGGCTTTAATTTATTCCACAGTTTCCAAGAATTTTCCATCCCAACTGATACTGCTGCTTTTTTTAACAACGATCCGACGATTGCAAATATTTTTACTCGAATCACCGGGATTTCGGTTTCTAATATTGATGGGGTTCTCGCAACCACTGGAACCGCCAATCTATTCTTATTAAATCCGAACGGGATCGTTTTTGGTCCTAACGCTCAACTCAGTATCGGCGGGTCGTTTTTGGCAACCACCGCCGATCGCTTCACGTTTGCCGATCGCACCCAGTTTGGCGCTGACGTCCAAACCCCACCTCAACTGACGATTAGCACTCCCATCGGATTGCAATATGGCAGCAATCCTGGGGATATTGCAGTGGGAGGCGCTGAATTGCAAATCAGTCCCGGCGAAACCTTAACTCTGGCAGGGGGAAATGTTTTTTTAGAAGGCGCGGCATTATTGGCAGAGTCGGGACGCATCGAACTCAGTTCGGCGATCGCCGGTGAGTTGTCTCTGATTCCCCTCCAACAACCATCAGAAACAGCATCAACAGTCACTTATGGAGATATCCAACTATCCCAAGGCAGTGCGATCGATACCAGTGGAGAGGCAGGTGGCGATATCCAGTTACAGGGTCGGCGGATCGAACTGCGCGACGGTTCCCTACTGCAAACCACTACCTTGGGCGAAGCGCCTGGAGGCAACCTCACCATTCGCGCCGCCGAATCTCTGAAACTGAGTGGCAACGATTTAGCGGGATTTCCCAGTGGGTTACTGGCAGAAACCGCAGGTGCAGGGGATGGCGGTAATATCGGCATCGTGGCGCGGCGGGTTGTGTTCCAAGATGGGGGACAGGCATCGGCATCGGCGCTGGCAGGGAGTACCGGCAATGGTGGGAATGTGAGGGTGAATGCCTTAGAGTTTATCGAAATCAGCGGATCCACAGGCGCGATCGCTGACCCGATGACAGGGGAGGAATTTGGTCTGAAGAGCGGGCTTTTTACTGAAGCTCAAGGTGCCGGAAATGGTGGCAATATCGAGATAAACAGTCCTCGCATCACCTTGCGAGATGGCGCTCAAGTCAGTGCTGTCACGATTGGCGCAGGAAACGGGGGAAACATTGCGATCGCCGCCACAACCGTAGAACTGGTCGGAATTTCTGGGATATTGGTCAACGCAGATATTGGATCGAGTGGCGATGGCGGAGATATTGCCATCGCTACCAATCAGGCGATCGTTCGCGATGGCGCACAGATTGCTTCTACCACCTTCGGTGAGGGAGACGCTGGAGATATCCGCTTGAATGCTTCGGAGTTGTTGCAAGTGAGTGGAACAACGGCAGATTTTTTTGGCGGAATTTTTGCTGAGGTAGCACAGGAATCCACTGGCAATGGTGGAAATATCACCCTAGAGAGCGATCGCCTGTTAGTGGATAATGGTGCCAGCATCTCCACCAGTACCACAGGTCAAGGTCAGGGAGGCATTTTAACGATATACTCGCAATCCTTGACGGTTCGCGGCGGACAAATCGCGGCGGCGACGGTTGGCGAGTTTCCCGGTGGCAGCATTTCCATCGTGTCCGACTCCGTAGAACTCAGTGGGACCACTCCGGATGGATTTCCCAGCGGTATATTCACTCAAACTCTAGGGTCTGGAAATGCGGGAGATTTAACAATATCCAGCAGTCAACTCACGATCCGAGATGGCGCAAAACTTTCGGTGAGTGGCGAAGCGACGGGGAATGCAGGTAGTCTCACGGTGAATAGCGACGCCCTTGAATTGCAAAATGCTGCAATTCTCACGGGCGAAACTGTTTCCGGACAAGGTGGCAATATAGGCATCAATGCCGACACGATTATCTTACGCGGAAATAGCAATATTTCCACCACCGCAGGCACTCAGGATAATCCTGGCAATGGCGGCAATATTACCATCGATACCGAAGCGATCGCTGGGTTGGAAAATAGCAATATTTCTGCCAACGCTTTCAACGGTTCTGGGGGTGCGATCGCGATCGCGACGGATGTCATCCTGGGACTGGAGGCGAAGACGCGGGAACAACTGGAAAGCGAACTGGGTGAAGATCTGACTCAATTCGACCCCAATACTCTCTCCACCAATGACATCACCGCCATTTCCCGCACCGACCCCTCCCTGAGTGGAACGATCGGTATCAACACTCCCGATGTAGACCCCAGCAAAGGGTTTGTCGAATTGCCAGATGAAACCGTCGATGTTGCCCGGTTAATCAATGATACCGTGTGTCGTCTCGGTCAGGGAAGTGAGTTCGTGCAAACGGGACGCGGTGGGTTGCCTCCCTCGCCGACTGACCCCCTTACCACCAATGAGGTGTGGGAAGATTGGCGCTTGCCGGGGATTTCGGAAGAAGGTCAAACCCAGGAAAACAACATCAATCGCTCCTTACCCCAGGGCGATCGTATGATTGAGGCACGGGATTGGCAAATGAAAGAGAATGGCGACTTGGCACTCATCGCACCGCCATTGGCAAGTGAGGTGGCGATTGGGGAGGCGATCGCCACAGGTTGTGTGCCGCTACAAGCGAAAATGCGATCGCCATCGGGGGACATCCTGGCGATCGCCGCATTCCCGGACAAACCCAGTTCCCAAACTGTTCAAGTGCAACAGTTCGAGGCGATCGGTAGTACCGTCTTTACCCCTGAACAACTCGCTGCCGTTACCCAACCATTTCTCCAGGACCCCCTCACCTTTGATCGCCTCTTAAATGCGCGATCGGCGATCGCTCAACTTTATCTTGATGCTGGTTATCTCACTTCTGGCGCGTACATTCCCCCGCAAATCGTCCAAAATGGCGTTGTCACCATCCAAGTGGTCGAGGGTCAGTTAGAAAATATCGCCGTTCGCACCAATGGCAGACTCAATGAAAGCTATATTCAACAACGTTTAGAGCGGATTATTTCAGAACCCGTGCATCCCGAACGGGTACTCACCGCGCTGCAATTGCTCCAACTGGATGAAAATATTGAAACTATTTCCGCAGAACTCTCCCCAGGGGTGCGTCCCGGTACTAATTTACTCACCGTAACCGTCAAAGAAAAACCATTGTTGGGGACGCAATTGAGTGTAGATAATAACCGCGCTCCCAGTGTCGGCAGTTTCCGGCAAACGGTGCAAACGAATTTTAGCAATCTCCTGGGATTGGGAGATGTGGCAACGGTTGCTTACACCCACACCGATGGCAGCAATACTTGGGATGTAGTTTATGGCGTTCCCGTGAATGCTCGCAACGGAATGCTGAGTTTTTACTACGGCAGGGGTGATAGTAAAATTGTGGAAGCGCCATTCGATGAATTGGAAATCGAAGCGGATTCTCAAGTTTATGAAATCGCTTATCGGCAACCCTTTCAATCCATTCAGAAAAAAGCGCGAGAAAATGGCGAAGATGAATATGTTTTTCAAGAATTTGCCTTGGGTTTAACCGCTTCGAGACGCAATAGCCAAACTTCTTTGTTAGGAGTAGATTTTCCCCTGTCTCCGGGGGCGAATGATGCGGGAGAAACGCGGATTTCTGCCTTACGATTTTTTCAGGAATGGACGCAACGTCAAGATCGACAAGTTTTCGCAGCGCGTTCCCAATTGAGTTTGGGAGTGGGGTGGTTTGATGCCACAGTCAATGAAAGTGAACCGGATAGTCGCTTTTTGGCATGGCGAGGTCAGGCACAATGGGTGCGAAGAGTGACGGACAATACTTTACTGTTAATGCGAGGGGATCTGCAACTTTCGCCGAATGCTTTATTGCCATTTGAACAGTTTGGTTTAGGAGGTCAAGATCGGATTCGGGGATATCGTCAAGATGCTTTACTGACTGATAATGGTGCGTTAGCTTCCGTGGAATTGCGGTTGCCAATTCCTGTTGTGTCCCAGCGTGGGCGGTTGGTGCAAATTGCACCATTTTTGGATGCGGGGGTGGGTTGGAATAGCGACGATCGCCCCAATCCAGAACAGAATGCATTGTTGTCTGCGGGGGTGGGATTGCGAATGCAGTTTGGCAACCGCTTGACGGCGCGGGTAGATTGGGGTATTCCTTTAGTAAATCTCGATTCGAGAGCGAAAACATGGCAAGAAAACGGGATATATTTTACCATAGTTTCCGATTTATTTTCAAATTAA
- a CDS encoding CHAT domain-containing protein, whose product MARKRDIFYHSFRFIFKLKFKLMVWAICGLILSLNLPVLSAQIGQGLSGFAENAHPAIAQSIEPESLLERARTAYQNEEFLEAAQLLQQAEAMFGDAVVDRAVSLSYLSLVYQKLGQWPEATEAIATSLSLLENTANVPLSVLAQTLNAQGNLQLAQGQAEAALETWKQAEMAYQKSGDREGVRGSLMNQAKALESMGFSRAACNTVLEVLEVEGLTCESLVQSPDPESTSKKSNLDEFLISLQRQPNSAIKAMALRSLGNLLRSFGYLERSQQILEQSLQVTETLQSPQEISLSLLNLGNTARAQEDFTHALAFYNQAAIAASSPATRLQAYLNQLSLTIEVEQIATASPIITQIQSELDDLPTSAIAVYARINFARSLWELRNQSNRYDLAQIEELLKIAEQQAQELGDDRLRSHALGNRAWLSEQKEDWLQAQQLTTDAIFLAKDAPEIAYQWQWQMARIKQKNQENSSALQFYDAAIASLKLVRKDLTGINPDIQLSFQKQIDPLYREFVDLLLQGENPSTENLEKARQAIADLQLAELENFLRCSLQTETPVELDRLADEHQAAIIYPIILPQRLAVIVKRPGSSDLLYFQTEILRQEVDQKLDNLRKQLERTSISIEAKQLSQEVYDWLIQPIETASNSQINPIKTLVFVLEGRLRNIPMAALSNSNGEYVVQKYAVALNLGLELKDPQPLAQQSLTALLAGITEPLRGMPALEYADRELNLVENSVSSSRQLRNQKFKKETLENQINSRSFAIVHLATHGEFSSQLEKTGIEAWDGRINLDELSTIFTQQTENQPSPIELLVLSACKTAEGDDRAVLGLAGVAVRSGARSTVASLWYIDDETSALLMNRFYYYLNDPRALSKAEALRLAQDDIRKEFINKRAPYYWGSFVLVGNWL is encoded by the coding sequence ATGGCAAGAAAACGGGATATATTTTACCATAGTTTCCGATTTATTTTCAAATTAAAATTTAAGCTAATGGTTTGGGCGATTTGCGGACTGATTCTCAGTCTGAATCTGCCAGTATTATCGGCACAAATCGGACAGGGTTTATCAGGGTTTGCAGAAAATGCTCACCCGGCGATTGCTCAATCTATTGAGCCAGAATCGTTATTGGAACGCGCTCGTACTGCTTATCAGAATGAGGAATTTTTAGAAGCGGCACAACTGTTACAACAGGCAGAAGCGATGTTTGGCGATGCGGTTGTTGATCGCGCCGTCAGTTTAAGTTATCTGTCGTTAGTCTATCAAAAATTAGGACAATGGCCGGAAGCAACGGAGGCGATCGCCACCAGTCTAAGTTTATTAGAAAATACAGCTAATGTTCCCCTATCTGTGCTGGCGCAAACCCTCAACGCGCAAGGAAATTTACAATTAGCGCAAGGACAAGCTGAAGCCGCTTTGGAAACGTGGAAACAAGCCGAAATGGCTTATCAAAAATCAGGCGATCGCGAAGGAGTTAGGGGGAGCTTGATGAATCAAGCAAAAGCCTTGGAATCGATGGGATTTTCACGAGCGGCTTGCAATACTGTTCTTGAAGTTTTAGAGGTAGAGGGGTTGACTTGTGAATCCTTAGTTCAGTCGCCCGATCCAGAGTCAACGTCGAAAAAGTCAAATTTAGATGAATTTCTGATCAGTTTACAGCGACAACCCAATTCCGCTATCAAAGCAATGGCACTCCGGAGTTTGGGAAACCTGCTGCGATCGTTTGGTTACTTAGAGCGATCGCAGCAAATTTTGGAACAGAGTTTGCAAGTGACTGAAACCCTACAATCGCCTCAAGAGATAAGTTTATCTTTACTAAATTTAGGGAATACTGCTCGCGCGCAAGAAGATTTTACCCATGCTTTGGCATTCTACAACCAAGCGGCGATCGCCGCTAGTTCTCCAGCCACTCGTTTGCAAGCATACCTCAATCAACTGAGTCTGACTATTGAAGTAGAGCAAATAGCAACAGCCTCACCGATCATCACACAAATTCAATCTGAACTCGACGATCTACCCACCAGCGCAATCGCAGTTTACGCCCGCATTAATTTCGCCCGCAGTCTTTGGGAACTGAGGAATCAAAGCAATCGTTACGATTTGGCCCAAATCGAGGAATTATTAAAAATTGCCGAACAACAAGCTCAAGAACTAGGCGATGACAGACTGCGCTCTCACGCTTTGGGAAATCGCGCTTGGTTGTCCGAACAAAAGGAAGATTGGTTACAGGCGCAACAACTCACCACGGATGCGATTTTTTTAGCTAAAGACGCTCCAGAAATTGCTTATCAGTGGCAATGGCAGATGGCAAGAATTAAACAGAAAAACCAGGAAAATTCCAGCGCTTTGCAATTTTATGATGCGGCCATTGCGAGTTTAAAATTAGTTCGCAAAGATTTAACGGGAATTAATCCAGACATTCAGCTATCCTTCCAGAAACAAATCGATCCCCTCTATCGAGAATTTGTAGACTTGCTGTTACAAGGCGAAAATCCCAGCACCGAAAACTTAGAAAAAGCACGACAGGCGATTGCTGATTTGCAACTGGCAGAATTAGAGAACTTTTTGCGGTGCAGCTTGCAAACTGAAACCCCCGTCGAACTCGATCGCCTTGCAGACGAACATCAGGCAGCAATTATTTATCCGATCATTTTACCCCAACGATTAGCCGTTATCGTTAAACGTCCCGGTTCCTCCGATTTGCTGTATTTCCAGACAGAAATTTTACGGCAGGAAGTCGATCAGAAACTAGATAACCTTAGAAAACAATTAGAAAGAACCTCGATTTCGATTGAGGCTAAACAGCTATCGCAAGAGGTTTATGATTGGTTAATTCAACCGATTGAAACTGCATCTAATTCTCAGATAAACCCCATTAAAACTTTGGTGTTCGTGCTAGAGGGTCGATTGCGGAATATTCCGATGGCAGCTCTATCTAACAGTAACGGAGAATATGTCGTCCAGAAATATGCAGTCGCCCTCAATCTCGGTCTAGAATTAAAAGATCCCCAACCCCTCGCCCAGCAATCTTTAACCGCGCTGTTAGCGGGAATTACCGAACCCTTGCGCGGGATGCCAGCACTCGAATACGCAGATCGAGAACTCAACCTGGTTGAAAACTCTGTGAGTTCAAGTCGCCAACTGCGAAACCAAAAATTTAAAAAAGAAACCTTGGAAAATCAGATCAATTCGCGCTCGTTTGCGATTGTTCACCTTGCTACTCATGGCGAATTTAGTTCCCAACTCGAAAAAACGGGAATTGAAGCATGGGATGGACGGATCAATCTGGATGAATTAAGCACGATTTTCACCCAACAAACCGAAAATCAACCCAGTCCCATCGAACTGTTAGTGTTGAGTGCTTGTAAAACCGCAGAAGGGGACGATCGCGCTGTTTTAGGACTCGCTGGAGTTGCCGTGCGATCGGGTGCTCGGAGTACCGTTGCCTCTCTGTGGTATATCGACGATGAAACTAGCGCCCTTTTAATGAATCGATTTTATTATTATTTGAATGACCCTCGCGCACTCAGCAAAGCAGAAGCGCTGCGTTTGGCACAAGATGATATTCGCAAGGAATTTATCAATAAAAGAGCGCCTTATTATTGGGGCTCGTTTGTGTTGGTTGGCAATTGGTTATAG
- a CDS encoding DUF928 domain-containing protein, with protein sequence MSKKIEINNSIQIWVILACLMAALSYWVLPGNGQIPPSFNPLRFIPREVYNEDTSNGSGEGKPGDTEPGGGTRPSNLEGSLCPEEVAKPLKALVPSRIVMEQTESGDRRVEYVEEYTVSSSPTFWFFVPYRAPLQAEFALVNENAEELYSTTITLPENPGIIGIGIPAVATDKLLELGKYYRWQLTIVCYPDRPSLNNLFVQGWVQQVTPSQQISQWQGINRQEMPYETLRQAVAGYATEGIWYDALTLLGDRRLQNPSNSEITGDWQSLLNSVNLGDFADEAIVERYVIEP encoded by the coding sequence ATGAGTAAAAAAATTGAGATTAATAACAGCATTCAAATTTGGGTTATACTGGCGTGTTTAATGGCCGCTTTGAGCTATTGGGTACTGCCGGGAAATGGACAGATCCCACCCTCCTTTAATCCGTTGCGCTTTATTCCGCGAGAGGTATATAATGAAGATACTTCCAATGGTTCGGGTGAGGGAAAACCGGGAGATACAGAACCGGGTGGGGGAACTCGTCCGAGTAATCTCGAAGGCAGTTTATGTCCAGAGGAAGTGGCAAAACCATTAAAAGCTTTAGTGCCTTCGCGAATCGTGATGGAGCAGACCGAAAGTGGCGATCGCCGGGTGGAATATGTGGAAGAATATACAGTGTCGAGTTCTCCCACATTCTGGTTTTTCGTACCCTATCGCGCTCCGCTTCAGGCGGAATTTGCCTTAGTCAATGAAAATGCCGAAGAACTCTATAGTACCACGATCACGTTACCGGAAAATCCGGGAATAATTGGGATTGGAATTCCCGCAGTTGCTACGGATAAACTGCTAGAATTAGGGAAATATTATCGGTGGCAACTGACAATTGTATGCTATCCCGATCGCCCCTCTTTAAACAATTTGTTTGTTCAGGGTTGGGTGCAACAGGTAACGCCTTCACAGCAAATCAGTCAGTGGCAGGGGATAAATCGGCAAGAAATGCCTTATGAGACACTCCGGCAAGCAGTTGCGGGGTATGCCACTGAGGGAATTTGGTATGATGCGCTGACGCTATTGGGCGATCGGCGGTTACAAAATCCATCGAATAGTGAGATCACAGGAGATTGGCAAAGTTTGCTAAACTCAGTTAACTTGGGTGATTTTGCTGATGAAGCGATCGTCGAGCGTTATGTGATAGAACCCTGA
- a CDS encoding CHASE2 domain-containing protein: protein MGKLVVIKLDGDFQRQEVRVMLEIGLEGDRPWIELPGKLPRAPELSTQLYDWVEKYRNIGEPSRRIKTKKIIYDGGIEKRIEECCEAAEVLSDRFNDWLESPEFRHCDRRLREELSREDEIRVLIRTGDRQLQKLPWHLWDFFDRYVKAELALSPPSVQAVTSLKVPKQKVKILAILGHDEGIETTVDRQILENLPQAKVNFLVKPQYREINDSLWEEKWDILFFAGHSESENERGVIYINEREKLSIAELKYGLRKAVNRGLQLAIFNSCDGLGLAQELAELQIPQTIVMREPVPDRVAHEFLKNFLQAFSHGEPFYLAVRQARERLQGLEKEFPCATWLPVICQNPAVKPLNWTDLIVQPTPEPIVPAPQPIGRSPWQTVSTVLFVSVLVTSLVMGMRALGVLEPLELKAFDRLMQLRPSEGLDSRITIVKITDKDLPSPEQNPLTSLPDDKLDRLLKILEPLQPRAIALNLYRDFPVNVNYPELAAKLQQNSSFIALCAVGSHTPDKPSIAPPNEVSETLRLGFGDILPDDDRILRRYILAMSPSNSLCQTDKSFSLQVARHYLQAEGIKLKLTQQEYFQLGRVVFQTLERDSGGYHDLDSRGHQILLNYRAGGKVAEELELSDILQGRIDPDLIRDRIVLIGTTSSQITNLLTPIDYDKDISRLYDANPRRKKTLEMPPVVFQAHAIAQILGAVLDNRPLLGVWPKWGEMLWIWGWSIAGGLVAFYLRSGWHFGTVFGAGLGSLLAISFVFLVKGGWWVPLVPSALGFVTSGGSMAVLLRLGIQGGIAIASLSGLSFLLLMGGTWVPLVPSLLALISSGGIVLFYNRFILNKKY, encoded by the coding sequence GTGGGAAAATTAGTTGTCATTAAACTAGATGGCGATTTCCAGCGTCAAGAGGTTCGGGTGATGCTGGAAATCGGCTTGGAGGGCGATCGCCCTTGGATCGAGTTACCTGGGAAGCTCCCTCGGGCACCTGAGTTGAGTACACAACTGTACGATTGGGTGGAAAAATATCGCAACATTGGCGAACCTTCCCGACGAATCAAAACCAAAAAAATTATTTATGATGGCGGGATTGAGAAGCGGATCGAGGAATGTTGCGAAGCCGCTGAAGTCTTGAGCGATCGCTTCAATGATTGGCTAGAATCCCCAGAATTTCGCCACTGCGATCGCCGACTGCGCGAAGAATTAAGCCGGGAGGATGAAATTCGCGTCCTGATTCGCACCGGAGATCGGCAGCTACAGAAACTTCCCTGGCATTTATGGGACTTTTTTGACCGCTATGTTAAGGCTGAACTGGCTCTGAGTCCCCCCTCGGTTCAAGCTGTTACCTCATTAAAAGTACCGAAACAGAAGGTGAAAATTTTAGCCATTCTCGGACATGATGAGGGAATTGAGACAACAGTCGATCGCCAAATTTTGGAAAATTTGCCCCAGGCCAAAGTCAATTTTTTAGTCAAACCGCAGTATCGGGAAATTAACGATTCCTTGTGGGAGGAAAAGTGGGATATTCTATTTTTTGCCGGTCATAGTGAGAGCGAAAACGAACGGGGGGTCATCTATATCAATGAACGGGAGAAGTTATCTATTGCTGAGTTGAAATATGGATTGAGAAAAGCGGTGAATCGCGGCTTGCAACTGGCGATTTTCAACTCTTGTGATGGATTGGGATTGGCTCAGGAACTGGCGGAGTTACAGATTCCCCAAACAATTGTCATGCGCGAACCCGTCCCCGATCGCGTTGCTCATGAATTTTTGAAGAATTTTCTCCAGGCATTTTCTCATGGGGAACCGTTTTATCTGGCTGTGCGACAAGCTAGGGAAAGATTGCAAGGGTTAGAAAAGGAATTTCCTTGTGCAACTTGGCTGCCAGTTATCTGTCAAAATCCTGCGGTGAAGCCGCTGAATTGGACGGATTTAATCGTTCAACCCACACCGGAACCGATTGTGCCAGCACCGCAACCCATTGGGAGATCGCCCTGGCAGACGGTGAGTACGGTGTTATTTGTGAGCGTACTGGTGACCAGTTTAGTGATGGGAATGCGAGCGCTTGGGGTATTAGAACCACTGGAATTAAAAGCCTTTGATCGCTTGATGCAACTGCGTCCCTCCGAAGGATTGGATTCGCGGATTACGATTGTCAAAATTACCGATAAAGATTTGCCATCACCGGAACAAAACCCGCTCACCTCCCTACCCGATGACAAGCTAGATCGGCTGCTAAAAATTCTCGAACCGTTACAACCCCGTGCGATCGCCTTGAATCTTTATCGTGATTTTCCGGTGAATGTCAATTATCCCGAATTAGCTGCCAAACTACAGCAAAATTCTAGTTTTATTGCCCTTTGCGCGGTGGGTAGCCACACGCCAGATAAACCCAGCATCGCACCACCCAATGAAGTTTCCGAAACACTTCGCCTTGGATTTGGAGATATTTTACCGGATGATGATAGGATTTTACGTCGGTATATTTTAGCCATGTCTCCTAGCAATTCTCTTTGTCAAACGGATAAATCTTTTAGTCTTCAAGTGGCACGACATTACCTCCAAGCAGAAGGCATCAAACTAAAATTAACGCAACAGGAGTATTTTCAACTAGGACGGGTGGTTTTTCAAACCCTGGAAAGAGATAGTGGAGGCTATCATGACTTAGATAGTCGGGGACATCAAATTTTGCTGAATTATAGAGCTGGGGGAAAAGTTGCAGAGGAATTAGAGCTATCGGATATTTTACAAGGGAGAATAGACCCCGACTTAATTCGCGATCGCATTGTATTAATCGGCACTACATCTAGCCAGATCACCAACTTATTGACGCCGATTGATTACGATAAAGATATTTCGCGATTGTATGATGCCAATCCGCGTCGGAAGAAAACATTAGAAATGCCGCCCGTGGTGTTTCAAGCTCACGCGATCGCGCAAATCCTGGGTGCGGTTTTAGACAATCGTCCGCTATTGGGAGTGTGGCCGAAATGGGGAGAAATGTTGTGGATTTGGGGCTGGTCTATAGCAGGCGGTTTGGTGGCGTTTTACTTGCGTTCCGGATGGCATTTTGGAACAGTTTTTGGTGCTGGACTCGGGAGTTTATTGGCGATCAGCTTTGTGTTTTTAGTAAAAGGGGGATGGTGGGTGCCTCTAGTGCCTTCAGCGCTCGGATTTGTCACCTCGGGCGGTAGCATGGCGGTGTTACTACGGTTGGGAATCCAAGGAGGAATCGCGATCGCATCTTTATCAGGGCTTTCCTTTTTACTTTTGATGGGGGGTACTTGGGTGCCTTTGGTTCCATCGTTGTTAGCATTGATATCCAGCGGCGGTATAGTCTTATTTTACAATCGATTTATCCTTAATAAAAAGTATTAA